The following proteins are co-located in the Dyadobacter chenwenxiniae genome:
- a CDS encoding quinone-dependent dihydroorotate dehydrogenase, whose protein sequence is MYKILISPILFLFDAERIHYFVCELLQFAFKIPFVPQILRSLYTYDHPDLVQEVAGLKFRNPVGLAAGFDKNAEMVDELEALGFGFIEIGTVTPRPQPGNEKPRLFRLKKDKALINRMGFNNKGAAVAAAKLANRKSKILVGGNIGKNKDTPNDKALDDYLICFRQLFDVVDYFVVNVSSPNTPGLRDLQEKEPLTALLRELQKKNTEKFNPKPIFLKIAPDLTLSQLDDIIDIVKETGIAGVIATNTTISRADLRTSQAEIEAAGAGGLSGAPLAHRATEVIRYICDKSNHAFPVIGVGGIGSAKEAIDKKNAGASLLQLYTGFIYEGPGLVKDICKSLVRK, encoded by the coding sequence ATGTATAAAATTCTCATTTCCCCTATACTTTTCCTGTTTGATGCGGAGCGCATCCATTACTTTGTCTGTGAACTGTTACAGTTTGCTTTTAAAATCCCTTTTGTCCCTCAAATTTTAAGATCCCTTTATACATACGATCACCCGGACCTGGTTCAGGAAGTGGCCGGGCTAAAATTTCGCAACCCTGTAGGACTGGCTGCCGGATTTGACAAGAATGCCGAAATGGTGGATGAGCTGGAAGCTTTGGGCTTTGGATTTATCGAGATCGGGACGGTTACGCCGCGGCCGCAGCCAGGCAATGAGAAGCCTCGCTTATTCAGGCTGAAAAAAGATAAAGCGCTCATTAACAGAATGGGTTTCAATAATAAGGGTGCAGCTGTCGCGGCGGCGAAACTCGCTAACCGCAAATCAAAAATCCTTGTTGGCGGGAACATTGGAAAAAATAAGGATACACCAAATGATAAGGCGCTGGACGATTACCTGATCTGTTTCAGGCAGTTGTTTGATGTTGTCGATTATTTCGTTGTCAATGTAAGCTCGCCCAACACGCCCGGATTACGGGATTTACAGGAAAAAGAACCGCTTACTGCGCTGCTGCGCGAACTTCAAAAAAAGAATACTGAAAAATTTAATCCAAAACCCATATTTTTAAAGATTGCCCCGGACCTGACTTTAAGCCAGCTGGACGATATTATTGACATTGTAAAAGAAACCGGGATCGCTGGCGTTATCGCTACCAACACCACAATCAGCCGCGCAGACCTTCGGACGAGCCAGGCTGAGATTGAAGCAGCAGGGGCGGGTGGATTAAGCGGTGCGCCACTTGCACACCGCGCGACGGAAGTAATTCGTTACATTTGTGATAAGTCCAACCATGCATTTCCAGTGATCGGAGTCGGCGGGATAGGTTCGGCGAAGGAAGCCATTGACAAGAAAAACGCAGGAGCGAGCTTACTGCAACTATACACAGGATTTATATATGAAGGGCCGGGTTTGGTAAAGGACATTTGCAAATCATTGGTCAGAAAGTAA
- a CDS encoding FtsK/SpoIIIE family DNA translocase: MSVNKLRGNTQRQKTEETSSPGFKISLDWDHIFSNPKNILAWGTFFIVLGLIMEISFLSYIISGLSDQSVIDGLGHESIRDAGRQTRNFFGVLGAVVSHFFVYRWFGVGALLLPLVPFIAGWKMAFGKELLSLTKTTKEVIFFTLWLSVMMGYVVLMSNKENTLSFVSGGFGYMINVVLFDWLKWGSVIPIIFALFVFAVFFYDAKSAYEAWQLKNARPDIGPETKEDSVPGSEEKVVSEQRSFTSVVNDTYDDEEFVADEKAEPVKPAVELETVPRIEVVTNAAPVMPIPVTPAPATPLKLELEVEDTTIHSNGQADEEEFEDEDINATVLREFGQYDPMLDLPTYQFPSIGLLNDAVDNQHEKVSQEELESNKTRIVDTLGSYGINISKIKATIGPTVTLYEIIPEAGVRISKIKNLEGDIALSLAALGIRIIAPMPGRGTIGIEVPNKNRETVFIRSVLSNEKFIKANYDLPIVLGKTISNDIHIVDLAKMPHLLMAGATGQGKSVGLNVILASLIYKKHPAELKFVLVDPKKVELTLFNKLERHFLAKLPNADEAIITDTKKVIFTLNSLCIEMDSRYDLLKEASVRNLKEYNAKFAQRRLNPEKGHRFLPYIVLVIDELADLMMTAGKEVETPIARLAQLARAVGIHLVVATQRPSVKVITGLIKANFPARLSFRVTSSIDSRTILDMGGAEQLVGQGDMLLAINSEVIRLQCPFIDTREIEDVCEFIGAQRGYDDAYALPEYEGEDASEGKADLNPDDFDGLLPDAARLIVTHQQGSTSLIQRKMKLGYNRAGRIMDQLELLGVVGPFTGSKARDVMFHDLSGLEEHLRMRGLI; the protein is encoded by the coding sequence ATGTCAGTAAATAAGCTCAGAGGAAATACTCAGCGCCAGAAAACAGAAGAAACAAGCAGTCCCGGTTTTAAGATATCATTGGATTGGGACCACATTTTTTCCAATCCGAAGAACATCCTGGCCTGGGGCACTTTTTTTATCGTGCTCGGCCTCATCATGGAAATTTCTTTCCTATCCTACATCATCTCAGGCCTTTCGGATCAGAGCGTAATTGATGGCCTGGGCCACGAATCCATCCGCGACGCAGGGCGACAAACGCGCAATTTCTTTGGCGTGCTCGGTGCCGTTGTTTCCCATTTTTTTGTTTATCGCTGGTTTGGTGTAGGCGCACTTTTGCTTCCGCTGGTGCCTTTTATTGCCGGTTGGAAGATGGCTTTTGGTAAAGAGCTTTTATCCCTGACCAAAACTACCAAGGAGGTCATTTTCTTTACATTATGGCTAAGTGTAATGATGGGGTACGTGGTCCTGATGAGCAATAAGGAAAACACATTGAGTTTCGTTTCGGGTGGCTTTGGTTACATGATCAACGTCGTACTTTTTGATTGGTTGAAATGGGGAAGTGTCATTCCGATCATTTTCGCACTTTTTGTGTTCGCTGTTTTCTTTTATGATGCCAAATCTGCGTATGAAGCCTGGCAACTGAAAAACGCCAGACCAGACATCGGCCCCGAAACAAAAGAAGATTCGGTGCCGGGATCAGAAGAGAAGGTTGTGAGTGAGCAAAGATCATTTACATCGGTTGTGAATGATACATATGACGACGAGGAATTCGTAGCCGACGAAAAAGCGGAGCCCGTAAAACCGGCTGTTGAGCTCGAAACCGTGCCGCGGATTGAAGTCGTTACCAATGCGGCTCCGGTCATGCCAATTCCTGTTACGCCGGCTCCTGCAACGCCGCTTAAATTGGAACTTGAAGTGGAGGATACAACTATTCATTCCAATGGTCAGGCAGATGAAGAGGAGTTTGAAGACGAGGACATCAATGCAACGGTTCTGCGAGAGTTTGGCCAGTATGACCCCATGCTGGACTTGCCGACTTACCAATTTCCAAGTATTGGCCTGCTGAATGATGCGGTGGATAATCAGCATGAAAAAGTAAGTCAGGAAGAGCTGGAAAGTAACAAAACGAGGATCGTTGACACGCTCGGTAGTTACGGGATCAATATTTCCAAGATCAAGGCCACGATCGGGCCGACTGTTACATTGTACGAGATTATCCCGGAAGCCGGGGTCAGGATCTCGAAAATCAAGAATCTGGAAGGTGACATTGCGTTGAGTTTGGCAGCACTTGGAATCCGGATCATTGCGCCTATGCCCGGCCGCGGAACAATCGGGATTGAAGTGCCTAACAAGAACCGGGAGACGGTTTTTATCCGCTCTGTTCTGTCCAACGAAAAATTCATCAAGGCGAATTACGATTTGCCCATTGTTTTGGGAAAAACAATTTCGAACGACATCCATATCGTTGACTTGGCAAAAATGCCTCACTTGCTGATGGCCGGTGCAACAGGGCAGGGAAAGTCCGTCGGATTGAATGTTATTTTGGCTTCGCTGATCTATAAAAAGCATCCGGCTGAGTTGAAATTTGTCCTTGTGGATCCTAAAAAAGTCGAGCTTACATTGTTCAACAAACTGGAAAGGCACTTCCTGGCCAAGCTCCCCAATGCGGATGAAGCAATCATTACCGATACTAAAAAGGTAATTTTTACACTGAATTCGTTGTGTATAGAAATGGATTCGCGTTACGATCTGCTGAAAGAAGCATCGGTTCGTAACCTGAAAGAATACAATGCCAAGTTTGCCCAAAGGCGTCTCAATCCCGAAAAAGGACATCGCTTCCTTCCTTACATTGTGCTCGTGATCGATGAGCTAGCAGATTTGATGATGACAGCTGGCAAAGAAGTGGAAACACCGATTGCGCGACTTGCCCAGCTTGCGCGTGCCGTTGGTATTCACTTGGTTGTTGCCACGCAACGTCCTTCGGTCAAGGTCATCACAGGTCTTATCAAAGCCAACTTTCCAGCTCGTTTATCTTTCCGCGTAACTTCCAGCATCGACTCCCGTACCATCCTCGATATGGGTGGCGCTGAACAGCTCGTGGGACAAGGTGACATGCTTTTGGCGATAAATTCTGAGGTAATCCGTTTACAATGCCCTTTCATTGATACAAGAGAAATTGAGGACGTTTGCGAGTTTATAGGTGCCCAAAGAGGTTACGACGATGCCTATGCATTGCCGGAATACGAAGGCGAGGATGCGTCAGAGGGCAAGGCAGACCTTAATCCGGATGATTTTGACGGCTTACTGCCAGATGCGGCCAGGCTTATTGTCACCCACCAGCAGGGAAGCACATCATTGATCCAGCGCAAAATGAAGCTTGGCTATAACCGCGCCGGCAGGATCATGGATCAGCTCGAATTGCTGGGCGTGGTCGGTCCGTTTACCGGAAGTAAGGCGCGTGATGTGATGTTCCACGATCTGAGCGGTCTGGAAGAACACCTTCGGATGAGAGGCTTGATCTAG
- a CDS encoding LolA family protein, translated as MKSFRISACFFAAMVILGSATSASAQGDKKSSAILEAMSNKYQKIKSFKAVFTYTPEGGKPLKGEATVKGTKFRLKMAGQEIFNDGKLMATYIKETNEVNLQDFDPTATGDLDPTKIYTAYKKGFKYAFLKEEKEGAKSLEVVELTPTKKDSQVNKVQIAVNKADKSINSWTIFQKNGQEVTYKVNDFQPDVAVADSYFAFNSKQYPGVEVVDLR; from the coding sequence ATGAAAAGTTTCAGAATTAGTGCCTGTTTCTTCGCAGCAATGGTAATCTTGGGCTCGGCCACATCGGCCAGTGCTCAGGGAGACAAAAAATCGTCAGCCATTCTGGAAGCGATGAGCAACAAATACCAGAAAATAAAATCCTTCAAGGCTGTATTTACTTACACGCCGGAAGGCGGCAAGCCGCTTAAAGGAGAAGCAACAGTGAAAGGGACGAAGTTCAGGTTGAAAATGGCTGGTCAGGAGATTTTTAATGATGGTAAGCTGATGGCCACATACATTAAGGAAACCAACGAAGTTAATCTTCAGGATTTTGATCCAACGGCAACAGGCGATTTGGACCCAACAAAAATTTATACGGCGTATAAGAAAGGGTTTAAATATGCCTTTCTGAAAGAAGAAAAAGAAGGTGCGAAGTCGCTGGAAGTAGTGGAACTGACGCCGACCAAGAAGGATAGCCAGGTGAACAAAGTGCAGATTGCAGTGAACAAGGCCGATAAGTCTATCAACAGTTGGACAATATTCCAGAAAAATGGGCAGGAAGTAACTTATAAAGTGAATGATTTCCAGCCGGACGTTGCAGTTGCCGACAGTTACTTTGCATTTAATTCGAAGCAATACCCTGGCGTTGAAGTTGTCGACCTCAGATAA
- a CDS encoding ferritin-like domain-containing protein, which yields METNENLVEVLNDLIKINNDRIEGYERAINEVEDMDLDLRGIFQKMANESRQNIDELSAEIINLGGEIETGTTNSGKIYRVWMDIKATFTGHNRTSVLESCEYGEDAAQEAYDDALATDTDLPVDIRQIIANQKAELLESHNLIKKYRDLHQAVN from the coding sequence ATGGAAACCAATGAAAATCTTGTTGAAGTTCTGAATGACTTGATAAAAATTAACAACGACCGTATCGAGGGTTACGAGAGAGCGATTAATGAAGTGGAGGACATGGATCTCGACCTGAGAGGCATCTTTCAAAAGATGGCGAACGAAAGCCGCCAGAACATTGATGAGCTGAGTGCTGAAATCATAAACCTGGGAGGAGAGATCGAAACAGGCACTACGAACTCGGGAAAAATTTACAGAGTTTGGATGGACATTAAAGCAACATTCACCGGCCACAACAGAACTTCGGTTCTTGAAAGCTGCGAATATGGTGAAGATGCAGCCCAGGAAGCTTATGACGACGCATTAGCAACAGATACGGATCTGCCGGTTGACATCAGACAGATCATTGCCAATCAGAAAGCAGAATTGCTTGAATCGCACAACCTGATCAAAAAATACAGGGATTTGCACCAGGCTGTAAATTAA
- a CDS encoding lipid A deacylase LpxR family protein — MAHDLKILILIFLIIPKTGIAQRIDQTASFRNVAGDKYVRLHYDNDFFATSDYYYTQGYSFEVVTPGLRKNPLNKLLLNIGQSTHYGLAFEHYGFTPTSISCEAILYNDRPFAGCIMLKSFRTSTDSLKKIRLVAILSTGMIGPAAFAGKMQTKIHEWTGDRDPKGWQNQIKNDVIINYEVQFQKQLFNFKNLVALNTETQMQIGTLTSKAQAGVTVRLGKFNALFENRPVKFRKNIQFYIYNQPLVGFHVYDAALQGGLFTRNSPYKLRSSQINRVTFQDNFGLVVQCWRIYLEYYQSFLTKEFHTGMEHRWGGVKVGIAI, encoded by the coding sequence ATGGCGCATGATCTCAAAATCCTTATTCTCATATTTTTAATAATTCCAAAAACCGGCATTGCGCAGCGCATTGACCAGACTGCGTCATTCCGGAATGTTGCGGGAGACAAATATGTCAGGCTGCATTACGACAATGATTTCTTTGCTACGAGCGATTATTACTACACTCAAGGTTACAGTTTTGAAGTGGTAACGCCAGGATTGAGGAAGAATCCACTGAACAAACTTTTGCTGAACATAGGCCAGTCCACACATTACGGGCTGGCTTTTGAACATTATGGCTTCACACCAACCAGCATTTCCTGCGAAGCCATCTTATATAATGATCGTCCTTTTGCCGGGTGCATTATGCTCAAATCCTTTCGCACTTCAACTGATTCACTCAAAAAAATACGATTGGTTGCTATACTAAGCACCGGAATGATCGGGCCAGCTGCTTTTGCTGGCAAGATGCAAACGAAAATTCATGAGTGGACGGGCGACCGCGATCCTAAGGGCTGGCAAAATCAGATCAAGAACGATGTAATCATCAATTACGAAGTCCAGTTTCAAAAGCAGCTTTTTAATTTCAAAAATCTTGTCGCCCTTAACACCGAGACCCAAATGCAGATTGGCACACTAACCAGTAAGGCGCAAGCAGGCGTAACGGTTCGCCTCGGAAAGTTCAATGCGCTATTTGAAAACCGGCCGGTAAAATTCAGGAAGAACATTCAATTCTACATTTATAATCAGCCACTTGTCGGTTTCCATGTATACGACGCCGCATTGCAGGGAGGTTTATTTACGAGGAATAGTCCTTACAAATTGAGATCTTCTCAAATTAACAGAGTGACATTTCAGGACAATTTCGGTTTGGTTGTTCAGTGCTGGCGCATTTATCTGGAATATTATCAGTCCTTTCTCACCAAAGAATTCCACACCGGAATGGAACACCGCTGGGGAGGCGTTAAAGTCGGTATTGCGATATAA
- a CDS encoding DNA topoisomerase IB encodes MSVAVAVGTLTEAPVITAKQIKKLRKDPALTAAAAGLNYIQSGNAPGFIRKGKAPRFYYLDKSGNRAKDKAQINRIKALVLPPAWREVWISEDPDTHLQATGIDEAGRKQYRYHPHWNLIRNQTKYYRLLTFSEALPQLREQVERDLRKPSSDLDKSIALVIKIMDKTCIRVGNQRYKLKHGSSGITTLDARCATVKGNTIRFMFTGKKGIKQDITLRDTQLARLVKQYKEMPGKRLFQYTMENGGRCSLNAGQVNDYIRKYTGSNFSAKDFRTWMGTVTAFEYLSHQEKYETQRQLTRTLNTCLDVVAAHLGNTRTVCKKYYVHPAVFRAYENGKIQRFLNKQVEEMKLFTESEQHVKSLLAHQV; translated from the coding sequence ATGTCGGTAGCCGTAGCAGTTGGAACGTTGACAGAAGCGCCCGTCATCACTGCAAAACAAATTAAAAAATTACGAAAAGATCCTGCCCTGACAGCCGCTGCGGCAGGTCTGAATTACATTCAATCCGGTAATGCGCCTGGGTTTATCAGAAAAGGTAAAGCACCGAGATTTTATTATCTTGATAAAAGTGGGAACAGGGCAAAAGACAAAGCTCAGATCAACAGGATCAAAGCATTGGTGCTGCCCCCTGCGTGGCGGGAAGTTTGGATCAGCGAGGACCCGGATACGCATCTCCAGGCAACCGGGATTGATGAGGCAGGCAGAAAACAGTATCGTTATCACCCGCACTGGAACCTGATCCGTAACCAGACCAAATATTACCGGCTGCTTACATTCTCGGAGGCACTGCCACAGCTTAGGGAACAGGTTGAGCGCGATCTGCGCAAACCAAGTTCTGACCTTGACAAATCCATTGCTTTGGTAATCAAAATTATGGATAAGACTTGCATTCGTGTGGGAAATCAGCGGTATAAATTGAAGCACGGTTCTTCTGGAATCACCACTTTGGACGCACGTTGCGCGACCGTTAAAGGCAACACGATCCGGTTTATGTTTACCGGAAAAAAAGGAATTAAACAGGACATCACATTAAGGGATACGCAACTGGCGAGGCTGGTAAAACAGTATAAGGAAATGCCGGGAAAGCGGCTTTTTCAATACACGATGGAAAATGGCGGGCGATGTTCGCTGAATGCTGGCCAGGTGAATGATTACATCCGGAAATATACCGGCTCCAACTTCTCGGCGAAAGATTTCCGCACCTGGATGGGCACCGTTACCGCATTTGAATATCTCAGCCATCAGGAAAAATATGAAACGCAACGACAACTGACCAGGACATTAAATACTTGTCTGGACGTTGTGGCGGCGCATCTGGGAAACACACGGACGGTCTGCAAAAAATATTATGTACATCCGGCGGTCTTCCGGGCCTATGAAAATGGAAAAATTCAGCGTTTCCTCAATAAGCAGGTGGAGGAAATGAAGCTTTTCACGGAAAGCGAGCAACATGTGAAGTCTTTACTGGCGCACCAGGTCTAG
- a CDS encoding ATP-binding protein: protein MNIKNIVNRNLANLTNCESEPIHIPGSIQPHGFMLGVNSRTYLIDFCSENSFEYTGIIPQMILGKTLADIFSVQEAADFKEYSAAEQIDSAKPFVFNIHDTYYNTTVHKSNETLILEFEPFPDGTVNLPNLYNQTRTFVSIMEKITYLPELCREIANETRAITGYDRVMIYKFDPDYNGEVIAESKREDLDSFAGQKYPHSDIPVQARELYIRNPLRMIADIKYTPVPILTIDDASEKTNKSLDLSLSILRSVSPIHVEYLKNMGVGATLTISLLQNQKLWGLIACHHYSPKILPHYTRLSALLQGHFLTSQIAVREVAEEFEVSQKVDKSLVELLSKLHENENFVEEYHNDNSLLKLANATGAAIFLNNKLYKNGITPPDEPLISLFYFLADNFKTQGLVTHCLSDHYPEGSSISQQAAGILYHALSGGSDGIIWMRREKVETNNWAGNPDKAMLANEDGLRLSPRKSFELWMQVVKDQSDPWRKSEVNVASGFSYALQKHINYRVIQTQEDANRVLNEELKTANQELANLNWISTHDLKEPLRKIQIFASKVLDREDPDLSAQVKDSVERMRSAAEKMQNLIEDILAYSKAGNMEKVFEEIDLNIVLKNVLHELQDNVEERHVTVHAQELPVLKAIPFQIHQLFLNLISNAIKFTDPDTAPEIDIKVNVVDGSAINEIISPLQKFHSISFGDNGIGFEKEYETRIFDVFQRLHPANKYPGTGIGLAICKKIAENHKGLITARSKPGMGSTFTLFLPIIR, encoded by the coding sequence ATGAATATCAAAAACATAGTGAACCGCAATCTTGCCAATCTGACAAACTGCGAAAGTGAACCCATCCATATACCAGGAAGCATACAACCGCACGGCTTTATGCTCGGCGTGAACAGCCGGACTTATCTGATCGATTTTTGCAGCGAGAACAGCTTTGAATACACGGGCATCATTCCTCAAATGATTCTAGGGAAGACCTTGGCTGACATTTTCAGTGTACAGGAAGCCGCAGATTTTAAAGAATATTCCGCGGCAGAACAGATTGATTCTGCGAAACCATTTGTTTTTAATATTCATGACACTTACTATAACACTACTGTACACAAGAGTAATGAGACGTTGATCCTCGAATTCGAGCCGTTTCCTGACGGTACGGTTAATTTGCCCAATCTCTATAACCAGACACGGACTTTCGTGTCTATCATGGAGAAAATAACTTACTTACCTGAACTCTGCCGGGAAATAGCAAATGAAACGCGTGCCATTACCGGTTACGACCGTGTTATGATCTATAAATTTGATCCTGACTACAATGGCGAAGTGATCGCAGAGAGCAAGCGGGAAGATCTTGACTCTTTTGCCGGGCAAAAATACCCGCATTCGGACATTCCCGTTCAAGCACGGGAGCTATACATACGTAACCCGTTGCGGATGATCGCAGACATAAAATATACGCCTGTCCCGATCCTGACCATAGACGACGCAAGCGAGAAGACCAATAAATCACTGGACCTCAGCCTATCTATCCTGCGGAGCGTTTCGCCGATCCATGTTGAATATTTGAAAAACATGGGCGTTGGAGCAACATTGACTATTTCACTTTTGCAAAACCAGAAATTATGGGGTTTGATTGCCTGCCACCATTATTCTCCGAAAATATTACCCCACTATACAAGGCTCTCCGCATTGCTTCAGGGACATTTTCTTACTTCACAAATTGCTGTGAGGGAAGTAGCGGAGGAGTTCGAAGTGAGCCAGAAGGTGGATAAGTCCCTGGTAGAATTGCTGTCCAAGCTCCATGAAAATGAAAATTTTGTCGAGGAATATCATAATGATAATTCACTGTTGAAACTGGCCAATGCAACCGGCGCAGCCATTTTTCTGAACAATAAACTTTATAAGAACGGCATCACACCACCGGATGAACCATTAATTTCTCTGTTCTATTTCCTTGCTGACAACTTCAAAACGCAAGGATTGGTTACGCATTGCCTGAGCGATCATTATCCGGAAGGCAGTTCCATTTCCCAGCAGGCTGCCGGCATTCTTTATCATGCATTGTCCGGAGGTTCGGACGGGATCATATGGATGCGGCGCGAGAAGGTTGAGACAAATAACTGGGCCGGGAACCCGGACAAAGCAATGTTGGCTAATGAAGACGGTCTGCGCCTGTCGCCCAGAAAATCTTTTGAGCTTTGGATGCAGGTGGTGAAGGATCAGAGTGACCCCTGGCGCAAATCCGAGGTTAATGTTGCCTCCGGATTCTCCTACGCATTGCAGAAACACATTAATTACAGGGTGATCCAAACCCAGGAAGATGCAAACCGTGTCCTGAATGAAGAGCTGAAAACCGCTAATCAGGAACTGGCCAACCTCAATTGGATCAGCACGCACGATTTGAAGGAACCTCTGAGAAAGATCCAGATTTTTGCATCGAAGGTTCTCGACCGGGAAGATCCGGACCTTTCGGCGCAGGTGAAGGATTCTGTTGAGCGCATGCGTTCGGCGGCAGAGAAAATGCAAAACCTGATCGAAGATATTCTTGCTTACTCCAAAGCGGGAAACATGGAAAAGGTGTTCGAAGAAATAGATCTGAACATTGTGTTGAAGAATGTGCTGCACGAATTGCAGGACAATGTAGAAGAACGCCATGTGACTGTCCATGCGCAGGAGCTGCCTGTATTAAAGGCTATTCCTTTCCAGATTCACCAATTATTTCTGAACCTGATCAGCAACGCCATCAAGTTCACCGATCCCGACACGGCGCCCGAGATTGACATTAAAGTGAATGTTGTTGACGGCAGCGCAATCAATGAGATCATTTCCCCGCTTCAAAAATTTCACAGCATTTCTTTTGGGGATAATGGAATAGGGTTCGAGAAGGAATATGAGACAAGGATTTTCGACGTCTTCCAGCGACTTCACCCTGCCAATAAATATCCGGGAACCGGCATAGGGCTGGCTATTTGTAAGAAAATCGCGGAAAACCATAAAGGACTGATCACCGCGCGTTCCAAGCCGGGAATGGGTTCGACCTTCACATTGTTTCTTCCTATCATCCGATAA
- a CDS encoding biliverdin-producing heme oxygenase gives MSEEPNFHSEQDSFIQNLRKQTAVSHQKLEENDLSKMILNEQVSLVDYQNYLSALYGVTLGCENFVFPQIADIIPDLDQRYRSQLVTQDLLATGFTKNQIEALPVYRFPFSSVAGYLGAMYVLEGSTLGGRILYKHINKTLGLTLDNGGSYFWGYGEQTGIMWKSFISPFAQYALGTGQSAEIIQGAVNTFTIIDKWLDEAVIEK, from the coding sequence ATGAGCGAAGAGCCTAATTTTCATTCCGAGCAGGATTCATTTATTCAAAATTTACGGAAGCAAACAGCGGTCAGCCACCAAAAACTGGAAGAGAATGATTTGTCGAAAATGATTCTTAATGAACAGGTTAGCCTGGTTGATTATCAAAACTATTTATCCGCGCTATACGGGGTCACACTCGGCTGCGAAAATTTTGTATTTCCTCAAATTGCAGACATTATACCGGATCTGGACCAGCGTTACCGTTCGCAGCTTGTCACACAGGATCTTTTGGCGACTGGTTTCACAAAAAACCAAATCGAAGCCCTGCCCGTTTACAGATTTCCGTTTTCTTCCGTTGCCGGGTATCTGGGAGCAATGTATGTGCTGGAAGGTTCGACATTGGGAGGCCGGATTTTATATAAACATATTAACAAAACGCTTGGACTCACCCTGGACAACGGAGGCTCCTATTTTTGGGGCTATGGTGAGCAAACTGGCATTATGTGGAAATCCTTTATCTCACCATTTGCCCAATATGCGCTTGGAACAGGACAAAGTGCTGAAATAATACAAGGAGCTGTTAACACATTTACGATTATAGACAAATGGCTTGACGAAGCAGTAATTGAAAAGTAA
- a CDS encoding DUF4142 domain-containing protein, producing the protein MKKITLTGMLFAAMLTFAACNDTKKEDSKEVAEEQNDATLDDTKLEDDSEFAVAAADGGMLEVQLGELAQTNAASVDVKKFGKDMATEHGKANEELKALAQQKNITLPMSVSDDKQKKIDELSKKKGAEFDKDYISFMVDDHKEDISEFEKAAGDAKDAEVKAWAAGKVPALKHHLEMAQGIKDKMK; encoded by the coding sequence ATGAAAAAGATAACATTAACAGGGATGCTATTTGCGGCGATGCTGACATTCGCTGCCTGCAACGATACAAAGAAGGAAGACAGTAAAGAGGTTGCCGAAGAGCAAAATGACGCAACATTGGATGATACAAAACTGGAAGATGACTCGGAATTTGCCGTTGCTGCTGCTGATGGCGGTATGCTGGAAGTTCAGCTGGGTGAGTTGGCACAAACCAATGCAGCCAGTGTAGATGTGAAGAAATTCGGTAAGGACATGGCGACTGAGCATGGTAAGGCCAATGAAGAACTGAAAGCGTTGGCGCAACAGAAAAATATTACTTTGCCCATGTCGGTAAGCGACGATAAGCAGAAAAAAATTGACGAACTCTCCAAGAAAAAAGGCGCGGAGTTTGATAAAGACTATATTTCCTTCATGGTCGACGACCATAAAGAGGATATCAGCGAGTTTGAAAAAGCCGCCGGAGATGCCAAGGACGCGGAAGTAAAAGCATGGGCAGCAGGAAAAGTGCCGGCACTGAAACACCACCTGGAAATGGCGCAAGGTATTAAGGATAAGATGAAATAA